DNA sequence from the Janibacter sp. CX7 genome:
TGTGGTGGGCTGGAGGACCACCCACCACATCAGGAGGACGCATGGGCATCGGCGACAAGATCGAGAACGCCAAGGACCAGCTCGCCGGCAAGGCGAAGGGTGCCGCGGGCGACGCCACCGACAACGAGGACCTGCAGGCCGAGGGCCAGGTCCAGGAGACCAAGGGCGACCTCAAGGCCGCCGGCGAGAAGGTCAAGGACGCCTTCAAGTGATCGGCTGACCACAGACATGGCCAAAGGGCGGGACCGCAACGGTCCCGCCCTTCGGCATTCCTCCGTTCCCTGAGGAGCTTGCGCAGCAAGCGTCTCGAAGGGATGCGCGACGTGGCCAAGATGGTGGAGGTGGCGGGAATCGAACCCGCGTCCACTGGCAGACAAACAGGGCTTCTCCGGGTGCAGTGCGCTATGGATTTTCTCGGCCCCGGGGCTCGCGCGCACACGTTCCCCGACAGGCCCAGTCACGTAGGAGTCCCGCGATGTCCCGTGACCTGACATCGCAGCAAGATCTCTAGCTGACGCTGGGATCTAGGTCGAGATCACACCTAGGCCAACGGACTTCGGGCTCGCTCAGGCGGCGAGGGCGAAGTCGGTGCGCTTGGAATTGGCACCTATTGGGTTTGCACGGGGCGTTGACGAGATGACCGTGCATCCTCGACCCGCTTCCCCTGAAGGACCGGCCAATGTCGAAACCGATCACCCCCATGGGATGGACACGTCACGCTGTTCAGTTGTGGTCACTCAGTATGGACTCAACGGTGGCCGGGTCCAAACACATTCCCTAGCGGCGACGCTTGAACTGGTCGGACATCGCCCGCTCGGCCTCGCGGCGGTCCTGCCGCTCGCGCAGCGTGTGCCGCTTGTCGTAGGCCTTCTTACCCGTCGCAAGGGCGATCTCGACCTTGACCCGGCCGTTCTTGAAGTACAGCGACAGCGGCACGATGGTCCGCCCGCTCCCCTGCGCCTTGACCATGATCTTGTCGAGCTCGGCCCGGTGGAGCAGGAGCTTGCGGCGGCGGCGCGGCGTGTGGTTGGTCCACGTGCCCTGGACGTACTCGGGGATGTGCACGCCCTCGAGCCACAGCTCGTCGCCGTAGAAGATCGCGAAGCCGTCGACGAGGCTGGCCCGGCCCATGCGCAGCGCCTTGACCTCGGTCCCCATGAGGGCGAGACCCGCCTCGTAGGTGTCCTCGATGTGGTAGTCGTGGCGTGCCTTGCGGTTGCGCGCGACGACGAGCTCGCCCTGCTCGGTCTTCTTGGCCATGGTGGTCTCCCCCTTCGCTGCTCGTGGTGGTCGAGGGGTCACGGTACCCCGAGGGGACAACCGGTCCACCACCGGTTTTGTGCCCGAAGGGGGGTCAGAGCCAGCCGCGGGGGTCGACCGGGGTGCCGTTGGCCCGGGTCTCGAAGTGCAGGTGGCAGCCGGTGGACGTGCCGGTCGTGCCGACGTAGCCGATGACCTGGCCGCGCGAGACGTGACCGCTGCGGACCGCGAAGGACTGCAGGTGGTTGTAGGTCGTCGCGAGCGAGGTGCCCCGCTTGACGCCGTGGTCGATGACGATCTGGTTGCCGTAGCCACCGGTCGAGCTCGGCGGCAGGGCGGAGATGATCGTGCCGCTGTCGGCGGCGTAGACCGGCGAACCGCACGCCCCCGCGTAGTCACGGCCGGCGTGCAGGCGCCAGGTCTGGTGGATCGGGTGGAAGCGCAGGCCGAACTCCGAGCTCACCGGGGCATTGCTCGGCGCCTGGAGGACACCGCTGCTCGTCGGGGCCGGCGGGTTGGGGTCGGGCGCCGAGGCGCCCCCGGAGTCGGAACTCGTGTCGTCGGAGGTCGTGTCGGTCGAGGGTGCCGACCGTGCGGCACGGGCCCGGGCATCGGCCTCGCGCTGGGCCTGCTCCTCGCGGGCCTTGCGGATCGCGGCCTCGCGGATGCGCTGCTTGCGGGCCCGCTCCTCGAGGATCTTGGTGAGCTTGTCCGACTGCGCCTGGAGGCTGTCGACCTGCCGCTGGTCCTCGCGCTTCGCGTCGCGCAGGTCGGCGGCGGCGCTCGTCTGGTCGCTCTCGAGGGTCTCGAGAGTGCGCTGCTTGCGGTCGGCGCGGTCGCTCGCGGTGCGGGCGGCGGAGAGCTTGCTCTCCTTGGTCGCCTTGGCGTCACTGGTCTTCTTGCGCAGGGCCGACAGCTTGTCGCCGGTCGAGACGAGGTTGGCTCTCGAGGTGCTCAGCTCCTCGAGAGCCGAGCTCTGCGTGTCGCCGACGGACTCGGCCATGATCATCTTGTCGACGAAGGCGCCCGGGTCCTCGCTGCCCACGGCCACCGACATGCTGCCCAGACCCTGCTGCTGGTAGACCTCGCCAGCGAAGCCGGCGACCGCGCGCCGGGAGCTGGTGATCTTGGAGCTGGTCTCCTTGAGGTCCTTCTCCGCCTTGTCCTCGTTGGCCTTGGCGAGGTCGTAGGCGGCGACCGCGTCGTCGTACTCCCCCTTCGCCGTCGTCTCGGCGTCCTCCGCGGCCTTGGCGGCACTGCGGGCGCCGGGCAGCTTGGCCCGGGTCGACTTCAGGCGGGTGTAGGCGCTGACGAGGTCCTGCGAGGTCTCGTGCAGGTCGACGCGGGCGTCGGAGAGCTTGCCGTCGACGGCCTTCTTCTGGTCCTGCGGGTCGGGGTCCGCGGCGAAGGCGTAGCCCGCACCGGACGCGAGGCACACGACGAGGGCCGCACCGGTGAGGGCGCGGGCTCGGCGAGAGACAAGGCGACGGGCAGGGCGAGGCATCGAGGCCAACGGTAGACGCGAAGTCCCCCGGTGAACAGCACCCCGGGGGACCTCGGCGTGGCCCGACTCAGACCTTGAGATAGCGCCAGAGGGTGACGGTCGACGTGCCGACCGCCAGGACGACGACGCCGACGAGCAGGAAGGGGGCGATGACCCACACGTCGTTGGACGAGATGAACGCCGTCCCGGAGTTCTCCTGCAGGAGATATCTGTCGAAGAGGGCCCAGGCCGACACCCAGAGCAGGCCGATCGCCATCACCGCCCCGATGAGGCCCGACGCGACCGTCTCGATGATGAAGGGTGTGCGGATGGTGCGGTTCGACGCACCCACGAGCTTCATGATCGCGATCTCGCGGCGACGGGTGAAGGCCGCCTGCCGGATGGTCGTCGCCATGAGCAGCACGGCGGAGACGAGGGTCAGTGCCGCGAGCCCGACCATGACGGCGGTGATGATGTTGATCGCCCGGAAGAGCGGGGAGAAGACCTCGCGCAGGTTGGGCACGCTCGCCACACCCGGGGCGCCCTCGAAGGCCGAGGCGACGGTCTCGAACTCCTCGGGGTCGGACAGCTGCACGCGATAGCTCGGCGGGATGTCACCGACGCGGATGTGACCGGCGAGCGGGGAGTTCTTGTAGTCCTGCTTGAAGCGCTTGTACGCCTCCTCCTCGGACTCGTAGTAGACGTCCTTGACGAGCGGGCGCATCTCCTCGAGCTGGGCGGCGACGGACTCCTTCTGGTCCTGGGTGGCCGCGCCGGTCGAGCAGTTGGGCTGCGCGCTGGTGTCGGTGCACATGTAGACCGAGACCTGCACGCGGTCGTACCAGTAGCCCTTCATCGCATCGACCTGGCGCTGCGCGAGCAGGCCGACGCCGAGGAGGTAGAGCGAGATCATGGTCACGAGGATCACCGACACGGCGATCGACTTGTTGCGCCGCAGGCCGTCCCAGGCGTCGGCGAAGACGGAGGGCTTCATCGCAGCAGGTCCTCCGCGTCGTCGTCCCAGTCGTCCATCGCATGCACCTCACCGATCGGGCGGTCGTCGGGAGGCGGGACCTCCCCTTCGTCGTGGTGGTCGTCGTGGCGCTCGGCCTCACGCTCGTCGCGGTCACGGGAGTCGACGACCTTGGGCACGTAGCTGCCGCCCTCCTCGTCGCGGATGATGATGCCGTCCTCGAGCTCGACGACCCGCTTCTGCATCTCGTCGACGATCACGTTGTCGTGCGTGGCCATGACGATCGTCGTGCCGGAGTCGTGGATGCGACGCAGCAGCTTGACGATCTCGAGGCTTGTCGCGGGGTCGAGGTTGCCCGTGGGCTCGTCGGCGAGGAGCACCGGCGGCTTGTTGACCACCGCACGGGCGATCGCGACGCGCTGCTGCTCACCACCGGAGAGCTCGTGCGGCATGCGCTTCTCCATCCCGGCGAGGCCGACGAGCTCGAGGGTCTCGGGGACGAGGGCGCGGATCGCGCGGCGCGGGCGGCCGATGACCTGCAGGGCGAAGGCGACGTTTTGCTGCACGGTCTTGTTGGGCAGCAGGCGGAAGTCCTGGAAGATCGTGCCCACCTGGCGGCGCAACTGCGGCACCTTGCGCTGCGGCATGCGGCGCAGGTCGTGGCCGCCGACGAGCAGACGCCCGGAGGTGACGACCTCCTCGCGGATCGCCAGGCGCATGAGCGTGGACTTGCCCGAGCCGCTGGCACCGACGATGAAGACGAACTCCCCGCGGTCGATGTTGAGATCGATCTCGTCGAGCGCGGGGTGACTCTGGTTGGGATATCTCTTGGTGACGTTCTCGAAACGGATCATCAGGTGCTCGGGGCCTTACGCGGACGAAGGGGGGCAAACGGCCGCCTGCAGGATATGTCGCTTCGCTGCGAGCCCGTGACACCCGCGTGACCTCGGCGCGTTAGGTGGCGGTCAGGACGGGCTCGCGGCGCCCGGGACGGCCGGGCGCAGAAGGTCAGCGACCTGGCGGGCCTCCTCGAGGGTGAACCCCGTCCGGGTGTCGTACTCGTCCTCGCCGAGCTCCTGCATGGCCTCGATGATGTTGGCCCGCAGGAAGCGGCGGGCGTCGTCGTCCAGCTCAAGTCGCAGGCCATCGGCGTCGTCGGCGAGCTGCAGGTGCATGAGGTCAGGCTAGGGCCCCTGGTCAGGCGGTGTGGTTGCTCTCGCAGTCGTCGGGTCGATGCTTGAGATCGTGGGCGGCGTTGGCCGCGATCTCACGGAACTCGACCACGTCGATCTGGTCGTCATCGCGATCTTCGCCGTGGGCAGGATCCGCATCGAGCACGAGATCCTCGAGGCCGAAGAGGACCCGCTGGAGGATCGCGTAGCGAACGTCGTCCCGAGGCGGGCGTCCGATGTCATCGTCGCGTAGAACTGGGACCGGAAGGCCGCAGCCTCGACGGCACCGTTGAGGAAGGTGTCGAAGAGCGCCGAGTATGTCTTGTCCAGGACTCCGAGTTCGTCATTCATGGCATCTGGCCCCATCCCGCTAGGCGTTCGGTTCGTACATCACCACGGTGGGCCCGTACTGCTCGATGACTTCGACGACGATGTTGCGGTCAGGGAAGTCGGCTGCTGCCCTCGCCCGCCAGCACTCGGCGATGAACTCAGCCGCCATGTTGTCGCTGTCGTCAGGGCCCTCCCCTTCCACCTCGAGCTCGTCCCAGACAACGAAGTGGTTGACCACACGGGACAAGGCTGCTCGATCGTCTCCCAGACGCTCACGCCAGTCATCGAGCGTCTTCTGGGAGAAGCCCGAATATCGAGCCTTGATGAACACCAGCCCGTCGACTTCGATGAGCTCTGGGAAGGCGATGTCTGCGACAGCGACAAGACCAGCCACTCCCACCTTGTACTTGACGTACAAGCCCACGTTCCCGGGCGGCTCGAGTCCGTTGACCCAAGCTGCAACCGTGGGGTCCTCCATGGCATCGAATCGCCTCACCGGTTGTCCGCCTCCCTTCGCAGGAGCCCTTGTCCCGCGGACTGCCGGATCTCGAAGGACGGCTCCGGCGCGTCCGGACCCGCTGGCGTGAACATCCGCACCCGGGGCGTGGCAATGCTGATCCTGCCGTTGCTCTCCCCCACCCACAACACGGGCTGGCCGATCGCGAGACGTGCCTGGTCGACATCGGTGAGACCACGTCCCCCAGACGCAGAGCACATCATCCCGGAGGTGAAAACGACCACCGTGTCACCGACGACCACGCCCACCGGCGGGCCCTCCACCACCGCGCTGACCTGCTGACCCACCAGATCTGAATACGGGGCGACCGGGACGACCGCGCGCTCCAGAGCCCGCTCGGCGACCATGCCAAGGAAGTCTCGGCCGGTCTGGCCGTGGGCCTCGTATGCGTACCCGTTGTGCAAGGCTGCAAGCACCGCGTCGAGGGGCACCTCTGCGTTGGTCGAGAGCAGTTGATCGACCTCCCGAGGCACCCGCGCGCAGAACACCGGGTCCGCCGTGTACATGGCGATGACGTCCTCCGCATCGCCGAAGATGTCTTCGTAGTCCTGGTTGAAGCCGCCCGTCAGCAGGTCGGCCAGCGCCGGGTACTCGAGCTCAAGATCCATGTGTCGTCCTCACCGTGTCAGGCAGCAGTCCAATGCGCGTTGATCTTCAGGCGCTTCACGAGGTGACCGGATCGAGTTCGATCCTCCACCCGGCAGCCCCTTCCGACGGCTCGCTGACCAGCGCAACGTTGGCCGTGCCGAGCCGCAACCGCTGATCGGCCACGTAGGCGGTCAAGATCGACTCACCGACGAGACGCTGCAGCCCTGGCGCTGCTTCACCCGGGCCGGAAGTCCCGCCATCATCAGCCGCGTAGAAACTCACGCCCGACTCGAAGACCACTCGTACACCGTCGGAGACCAAGGCCACCGGACCCTGCCACTCCACGGTGGTGATCGTCCTCCCCCAGAGCACGTCGACGTAGGCGACATCGGGCACTTCGGACCTCACCTGGTCGGCGACGGCAGTCAGCCACTGGGACGCGGTGAGGCCGTCCTCGGTGTAGTCGTAGGTGTTGCCCATGGCCGTGAGAGCGTCGTCCAGGTCCTCGCCACGAAACTCTGACAGGAGGCGCTCGACCTCCCCGGGGATGCGGGCGCAGAAGAGGGGGTTGTGGGTGAAGGCACTGACGACGCCCTCGGGCGACCCGTCGATGTCCCAGAAGTCCTGGTTGAACCCGGCAGACATCAGGTTCCGCAGCGCGGGGTACTTCTCCTCCAGTGACATGTGCAACCTCTCCACGGTGTGGGATGGGAGGTCAGGATCCGGTAGCCCTTGGGCATGTTGGGATCCTTGACGATCACGACCTTGCTGCCGCTGACCTCGGACACGTCGTCGCTCTTCTTCGGGACATGTCGACCGGTCTCGCCCCTTCGCCATGCCCCGCTCACCCAGCTCGGCCCAGACGCCGCTCGACGCCCCCGGCCGGCGCCCGGCGTCGAGCACGACGTCCCAGGCCTCACGACTGATGGCCGTCGCCTTGACGGCCGTCCCCTTCGGGTCCATGCCGCCCCCTGATGGTCCGTCGACCACCGTAGGCGCATCGCGCGCATCACGCAGCGGGGAGAACTCCCCATCCGCGGCTCGGCCGCGGGCGGCCGCTCATCTCACGGAGCGGGAGGATCAGTCCTCGGACTTGGCCTGCTCGATGCGCCAGCGGATGCCGGCCTCGATGAAGCCGTCGATGTCACCGTCGAAGACGGCGGAGGGGTTGCCGGTCTCGTGCTCGGTCCGCAGGTCCTTGACCATCTGGTAGGGGTTGAGGACGTACGAGCGCATCTGGTCGCCCCAGCTGGCCTTGACGTCGCCGGCCAGTTCCTTGCGCTCGGCGGCCTCCTCGGCCTTCTTCTGCAGGAGCAGTCGCGACTGCATGACGCGCAGCGCGGCGGCGCGGTTCTGGATCTGCGACTTCTCGTTCTGCATCGACACGACGATGCCCGTCGGGATGTGCGTCATGCGCACGGCGGAGTCGGTCGTGTTGACCGACTGGCCGCCGGGACCGGAGGAGCGGAAGACGTCGATCTTCAGCTCGTTGTCCGGGATCTCGATGGAGTCGGTGCCCTCGATGAGCGGGATGACCTCGACCGCGGCGAAGGAGGTCTGGCGCCGGCCCTGGTTGTCGAAGGGAGAGATGCGCACCAGACGGTGGGTCCCCCCTTCGACCGAGAGGTTGCCGTAGGCGTAGGGGACGTTGACCTCGAAGGTGGCCGACTTCAGGCCCGCCTCCTCGGCGTAGGAGGTGTCCATGACCTTCGTCGGGTAGCCGTGGCGCTCGGCCCAGCGCAGGTACATGCGCATGAGCATCTCAGCGAAGTCGGCGGCGTCGACGCCACCGGCGCCGGCGCGGATCGTCACGACGGCCTCGCGCTCGTCGTACTCGCCAGACAGCAGAGTGCGCACCTCGAGCTGGCCGACCGCCTTGGCGACCTTGGCCAACTCACCCTCGGCCTCGGTGAGGGTGTCGGCGTCGCCCTCCTCGGTCCCGAGCTCGACGAGCGCCTCGAGGTCGTCGATGCGCGCGTCCATCGCATTGATCCGGTCGAGCTCGGCGTTCGCCCGGGAGAGCTTGGAGGTGACGACCTGGGCGGACTCGGGGTCGTCCCAGAGGTCGGGGGCGGCGGCCTGCTGCTCGAGCTCCGCGATCTGCGCCTCGAGGGCAGGGACGTCGGACACCTCCCGCACCGACCCCATGGTCGTGCGCAGGTGCTTGATCTCGGTCTCGAAGTCGACAGCCACGACAGGTCACCTTACGGCAGGAGCAGCCCGCTTCCCTACGTCGGCTGGGCGCTGCGGCTCTCCCGCGGGTCGCTGGCGATGAACTGGTTGATCCACCGCGCCCGGGGGTCGCGGTCGATGAGCAGGCTCTTGACGAGCAGGGTGCACGGGATCGCCAGGAGGGCACCCAGCGCACCGAAGACGTAGGCCCA
Encoded proteins:
- a CDS encoding CsbD family protein, with the protein product MGIGDKIENAKDQLAGKAKGAAGDATDNEDLQAEGQVQETKGDLKAAGEKVKDAFK
- the smpB gene encoding SsrA-binding protein SmpB, whose translation is MAKKTEQGELVVARNRKARHDYHIEDTYEAGLALMGTEVKALRMGRASLVDGFAIFYGDELWLEGVHIPEYVQGTWTNHTPRRRRKLLLHRAELDKIMVKAQGSGRTIVPLSLYFKNGRVKVEIALATGKKAYDKRHTLRERQDRREAERAMSDQFKRRR
- a CDS encoding M23 family metallopeptidase, translating into MPRPARRLVSRRARALTGAALVVCLASGAGYAFAADPDPQDQKKAVDGKLSDARVDLHETSQDLVSAYTRLKSTRAKLPGARSAAKAAEDAETTAKGEYDDAVAAYDLAKANEDKAEKDLKETSSKITSSRRAVAGFAGEVYQQQGLGSMSVAVGSEDPGAFVDKMIMAESVGDTQSSALEELSTSRANLVSTGDKLSALRKKTSDAKATKESKLSAARTASDRADRKQRTLETLESDQTSAAADLRDAKREDQRQVDSLQAQSDKLTKILEERARKQRIREAAIRKAREEQAQREADARARAARSAPSTDTTSDDTSSDSGGASAPDPNPPAPTSSGVLQAPSNAPVSSEFGLRFHPIHQTWRLHAGRDYAGACGSPVYAADSGTIISALPPSSTGGYGNQIVIDHGVKRGTSLATTYNHLQSFAVRSGHVSRGQVIGYVGTTGTSTGCHLHFETRANGTPVDPRGWL
- the ftsX gene encoding permease-like cell division protein FtsX; the protein is MKPSVFADAWDGLRRNKSIAVSVILVTMISLYLLGVGLLAQRQVDAMKGYWYDRVQVSVYMCTDTSAQPNCSTGAATQDQKESVAAQLEEMRPLVKDVYYESEEEAYKRFKQDYKNSPLAGHIRVGDIPPSYRVQLSDPEEFETVASAFEGAPGVASVPNLREVFSPLFRAINIITAVMVGLAALTLVSAVLLMATTIRQAAFTRRREIAIMKLVGASNRTIRTPFIIETVASGLIGAVMAIGLLWVSAWALFDRYLLQENSGTAFISSNDVWVIAPFLLVGVVVLAVGTSTVTLWRYLKV
- the ftsE gene encoding cell division ATP-binding protein FtsE translates to MIRFENVTKRYPNQSHPALDEIDLNIDRGEFVFIVGASGSGKSTLMRLAIREEVVTSGRLLVGGHDLRRMPQRKVPQLRRQVGTIFQDFRLLPNKTVQQNVAFALQVIGRPRRAIRALVPETLELVGLAGMEKRMPHELSGGEQQRVAIARAVVNKPPVLLADEPTGNLDPATSLEIVKLLRRIHDSGTTIVMATHDNVIVDEMQKRVVELEDGIIIRDEEGGSYVPKVVDSRDRDEREAERHDDHHDEGEVPPPDDRPIGEVHAMDDWDDDAEDLLR
- a CDS encoding contact-dependent growth inhibition system immunity protein; amino-acid sequence: MDLELEYPALADLLTGGFNQDYEDIFGDAEDVIAMYTADPVFCARVPREVDQLLSTNAEVPLDAVLAALHNGYAYEAHGQTGRDFLGMVAERALERAVVPVAPYSDLVGQQVSAVVEGPPVGVVVGDTVVVFTSGMMCSASGGRGLTDVDQARLAIGQPVLWVGESNGRISIATPRVRMFTPAGPDAPEPSFEIRQSAGQGLLRREADNR
- a CDS encoding contact-dependent growth inhibition system immunity protein, which encodes MSLEEKYPALRNLMSAGFNQDFWDIDGSPEGVVSAFTHNPLFCARIPGEVERLLSEFRGEDLDDALTAMGNTYDYTEDGLTASQWLTAVADQVRSEVPDVAYVDVLWGRTITTVEWQGPVALVSDGVRVVFESGVSFYAADDGGTSGPGEAAPGLQRLVGESILTAYVADQRLRLGTANVALVSEPSEGAAGWRIELDPVTS
- a CDS encoding RNase A-like domain-containing protein, producing the protein MGSSPRCVMRAMRLRWSTDHQGAAWTRRGRPSRRRPSVVRPGTSCSTPGAGRGRRAASGPSWVSGAWRRGETGRHVPKKSDDVSEVSGSKVVIVKDPNMPKGYRILTSHPTPWRGCTCHWRRSTPRCGT
- the prfB gene encoding peptide chain release factor 2 translates to MAVDFETEIKHLRTTMGSVREVSDVPALEAQIAELEQQAAAPDLWDDPESAQVVTSKLSRANAELDRINAMDARIDDLEALVELGTEEGDADTLTEAEGELAKVAKAVGQLEVRTLLSGEYDEREAVVTIRAGAGGVDAADFAEMLMRMYLRWAERHGYPTKVMDTSYAEEAGLKSATFEVNVPYAYGNLSVEGGTHRLVRISPFDNQGRRQTSFAAVEVIPLIEGTDSIEIPDNELKIDVFRSSGPGGQSVNTTDSAVRMTHIPTGIVVSMQNEKSQIQNRAAALRVMQSRLLLQKKAEEAAERKELAGDVKASWGDQMRSYVLNPYQMVKDLRTEHETGNPSAVFDGDIDGFIEAGIRWRIEQAKSED